TTTCCTGGAACAACGTAAACTGCGCTTTTTCTGTGCATCCAATCGAACAGCGTCAGATCAGAGAGATAGTCCGATCGGAACTGAGCCCACGATGCGGCCGCGCTTTGGATAGGCCTTTCACCCGCCTCTTCGCGATTGGCGATATCGCCGCCGTCCACGAGAAAGTCGATTGGGCCGACGCGCTGACCCGATCGCAGTCCACCGTCTGCGGGGAGAGTGTCACCTGGAAGACTGTTCATTTTTGCAATCATTGCGGCATTCACAACATGCGCATCCACATTGGTCGCGCCGCGAAAAGCCGGCCGCGTCAATCCGTAGTGAGAATCGGCCGTGAAGATGAATTGAATCTGGGCAGGTAGCCCCAACTGGCCCAACGTAAGGACGGAGGCAAGTACAAGAAAAAGGAAGACGAAGACCGCTTTTCTCATGGAAGCACGCTACCGTGCTTCCATGACATCTTTATGACAAACCAGCAGTCGAACGAGCTGTCGATCTTC
The genomic region above belongs to Terriglobia bacterium and contains:
- a CDS encoding metallophosphoesterase gives rise to the protein MRKAVFVFLFLVLASVLTLGQLGLPAQIQFIFTADSHYGLTRPAFRGATNVDAHVVNAAMIAKMNSLPGDTLPADGGLRSGQRVGPIDFLVDGGDIANREEAGERPIQSAAASWAQFRSDYLSDLTLFDWMHRKSAVYVVPGNHDASNAVGYHKPMMPRIDKTSMAEIFNLMMKPSPPKTEDSYNYV